The DNA region taaacgggatctttaaaaaaaatctaagttcatttttttaatgcacGGTTGTTACGGTCGGCGCAGATCGCGCGGATTTGCTGATTAATTTTGCTCTCAGGCGCAGATgcaagttattaagaaaaatatgatcaaattacgagagtttgttttttttccattgagtgcaatttcaatttcttattaatagattttttttgaaaatgtttgtttgtatttttttaatacgaaccgtcgaaaaataaagatgaagattatgtacagattattttttaaaagtatggTTGAGAATTTCTTAAATACAATTATTACTATACTTAATTCATTTCTTAATATATCCAGctctgaatatgtaatttcttttgagttttgagtaatgttttttttaaccttatttatagTGGATATATTCAATTTGCTTTTGAATATTAGATGGGATTTACTCgtagaaatatttttccaaatttaaacattcttgacgaaaaataaaaagatctgaacattcaaaaattaatgctccatcattcaaaattcaaatttcaaaaattcgaaacttttttttatattttaatagttttttaatcaaaatttttaaaattcagatttaaaaaaattagaatttctaaaatcgtaattaacaaaatcagaaatttctaaattcagaattttaaaaatctaaaattcaaaactcttaaaaactaaaaaatcaaaaattcaatattaaaagcaaaattcaaaattaaaaataattaaaatttaaaaaaatcaaaattgaaaaactaaaaaatattaaattcaaaacaatgttgaaaacaaaaaaacggaaatctcaaaaatttggtttttaaattcttaaattcttaaattcttaaattcttaaattcttaaattcttaaattcttaaattcttaaattcttaaattcttaaattcttaaattcttaaattcttaaattcttaaattcttaaattcttaaattcttaaattcttgagatttccaaaaatgtgtccacgttgtttgtggatggtcccttgagGTATTTACAAGTCCTCGAACACGAAATCAGAACGTCTGCATTAGATACTTCACGTTATACAAGTGGATTACTTCCTCTTTTTTGTTCGCTCTCCAACCAGGTGGGTTGATCATCCCATCTGATCAAAGCGCGCCTAATAATTTCTACCTGATGTGGGAGTCCTTTCTCCACGATCTGCCCaaccaagcagcagcagcagtaggcggtggtggtggtggcgagaAGGAACCACGAGGTCCTCTAGTAGGCATATGTTGCTATTCTTCATTCTTTTTTTTGGGCTCTTCGTCCACACTGCACAGCACCTTTCGAGCCTAGAACCGGTGTTTTTTGTGTCCTTTTTCTCAACTGGTAGGGTAAAGGAATTTAGTTTGGGGTTACTTTTGCGGAATGTGATACAAGAGTGGGTGAGGACGAATTTATGGGGCGAGACCTTAGAATAAGCGCCTGAGTGAGGATAACCTTCGCCATGCGAGAGTTTATTTCCTGTCCTCTGGATGAGTTCTCGTTCTGTTTGCGAAGCGTGCCGTTGTCCAATTGCTTCTTTTGGTGCGTTTTCCTTAATGCTTTTGTTGTAACACATGGGGTGCTTTGGAAAttgttgaacatttttaaaataatgctgATTGATAATGGTTTTTGAATTATTGTTtgttctatcaaaaaaaaaagttcaacaattGCCAAATTACTCGCTACCCTCAGAGAAAACGAACTAACTGTAGCATGTcctgcacacaaacacacccgATTACAAACGGCCGTTGCCATGGGTGCAGCAATACGCCCGGCCTGCTGCGAGCTCCTTGCGCGACCAGCAAGGACCTCAGTCTAGTGTGGCCTGCGGCGCCGAAAACTCTTCTATCTACCGTTCGCCTACTTCGATCTATCCTCAATAATGCCGATCTACAAAAAGGCCAATCGGCGCAAGGCCGCCAGTTACGAGGTGCTCAACAATAACGTGGACTACGGAACGCGCCACATTGATCACCTTCCGGGACCGTATTCGCCGGGGCTGGCCTCGCCGTACGCGGATCGGACGGATTTCAGTGAGCGAACCAGGCGGGCATGCCAGACCGCGTCGACTTCGTTCTACTTGTGCGCGTGCAAGGCCGTCTTCGTTGGGGATGTCGGCACTGGGAAGAGCTCGTTGGTGAATCGATTCTGCCACGAGATCTTCGACGGGTCGTACCGGGGGACAGTTGGGGTGGATTTTGAGGTGGAGAAGTTTCACGTGCTGGACCATGCGTTCAGCTTACAGATGtaagtattatttatatttttttttgaattttgggcaatttagttattttatggattttgataAATGATCAAATTATTGTTGTAttcaagaatttgaaaatattgaattaaaattcttttcaaacTTTGCATACAGTTGGGACACAGCAGGCCACGATCGGTTCAAGTGCGTTGCCAACTACTACCGGAACACCAACGTGATCGCAGTCGTATTTGACATGACCAGAGCTGAATCGTTGATGAATGCTCGCCGATGGATGGACGAGGTCATGCGACACAATCATCCGGGGACGTTAAAATTCCTGGTGGGAACCAAAAAGGATCTTTTGGTAGgaaatttaaagaatatttgaaagatttcaaaattaacgAGATTGCTTCACAGGAATTCGACAATCATCAAGAAATTGAAAGCGAAGCGATCAAAATGGCACAGGTGCTGCAGGCCGAGTACTGGTCCGTGTCGGCACAAACGGGCGAAAACGTGACCCGATTCTTCCGGCGAGTTACGGCCTTGGCCTTTGACGGAGCTGTGCAGCGAATGATGGAGCCCAACAATCCCGTAGTACACCCCAGTGGCAATAGTCTTCTTAGTAAGTTTTCTAAAGTGAGATTAACATTAATTTAATACTAATTTATTGTTCTCTTCGACAGATCTTTACTTCCTCAAAAAGGACGAAAAggataaaaagttgaaaaagtgttCCTTTTGTAGAATAaactaatttatttattgatcaAGTTAGCATTGACTCTATCAATCCGAATGACATTCCTTCAAACAAGCCAAAATGGACGAAGCGAACCAGAGAAAATCCGTCACATTCCAACCGAAAGCGGCCCCAAAAGCAACCAAACTATCCGAATTCGCCTCAAACTTGAAACAGTCGCTCACGGCCCGAGAAAGCCAGGAAGTAAATTGATCACACAACCCTATTGATTCGAGACACGCCCACGCGTTTGTTTGGCCGGCTGGTCAACGCAGCTGTTACGCCGGTCGTCAGCGGAAACCGACCGGCCGGCACACATTTCCCCCTTTTTGTTTACTTTCATCCTTTTTAACTCGTTTCCCTTGTAACGCCGCCGTCGCAGATTGTTGTCGATGAAATCGATTATACACCCCGGCGGTTGGCACCGCCACAGTACGGCGAGGAGCGGTTCGAGTGGGACCAGTTCCAGCAGACGTACCCTGGGGAGCAGTTGGGTGAGACAGAGGACGCCGCGTTTAAGGGAAACTCCGTTGTTAGCTTTCAGTTGGGCGAGGAAGTGATCCCGGAAATGGAGGAAACGGCTCAGGTATTCTGTAACAATGTAACAAATTGAGGAAATGGGATTACCATGTGGTTTCCCAACAGGCACCGGATAAACCAGAAGCGTTCGATCTGGACCAGGAGCCGGACTTTAGCGGTGTCATCGATCGGCGCAGTCCGTCGCTGGAGAAGGACATCAAGACGTATCATGTGAAAATCCTGATAACGGAAACCGACGACATAATTCTGTTTGAGAATGCCAGCCATACCGTTTTGAAGGATTCGGACGAAGCGGCCGCGGTCGAGGAGCAAAACGTGCACTACGAGACGAAGAAACGAAGCCGCCGGACGGCCGTGGCCAACGCCGAAGCCCAGACGCCGGAACTGCTGCACAAGTCACGTGGCGTCAATACGGAGCGGATCATGAAGCAGGAAGTGGCTTCGTTTGTCTCGAATTACGACATGTACGACACGTACAACGACTTGGAGCGGCACACGAAGGAGATTGATCTGGCGGAAGCTTCCTCGTCCAAGATCGAGATTACGACGTACTCGCGGGAAGGGATGGAAGACATCGACGAGATGCTGAACAAGAGTGACAACTTCCATCTGTCGTCGATGATTCTGCAGAGATTGCTGGCGGGGAATGTGTACCGCGAGAAGCAGAAACGCTTCCGGAACATGTACCTTCCGGATCCGTTGAACACCGACGCGCGATATCTGTACCGGTTGGACACACTGTGGACTTATAAGACTAGAGAAACCAtgggtaaggccgttgcaagtgCCAGCTGGTGTCAATCGGATGGAGACATCGTTGCGATCGCGTACGGAATTTACGGATTCACGGCGTTCGATGATCGTAGCACCGGGTACGTGTGCGTCTGGAGCATCAAGAATCCGGTGAATCCCGAGCGGCGTTACATCTTTCCCGTTCCAGTGACTTCGGTAGCATTCTCAAAGCGAACTCCGCAACTGCTCGCGATCGGGCTGTACGATGGATCGGTACAGATCAGGGACATAACAGATAACTCTCAAGTTCCGGTAGGTGTTTCCGAAAGAAGGACATCTCCCGGATTTGAACCCATCTGGGATATCGAGTGGATTGAGTCGGAGGATGACAAAGATGAGATATTGACAGCTGCTCAAGACGGAACGATCATGAAGTACACCCTTAACATTGGTCAGTTCTTGATCGGTTATCAACAGCTCCGATTAGATCGCGTCGAGGGTGAAATTGAGGGCATCAAGGTGGACAAGAAACGTGACTTTCTCGAAGCGGACCGCCACCCGCAAGCCCTAAGCCTCAAAATCCACCCGACGAAGAAAGACATCTACTTTGTCGGAACGGACGAGGGTTGCGTTCACCGTTGTTCTATCAACTACCCATACCAGCACTCGGGTGTAACGCAGATGCACAGCGGCGGTGTCTTCTCCATCGAGTACTCACCCTGGAGTCCGAAAATTTTCCTAACCTGCGGCGGAGACTGGTGCATCCGTATTTGGATCGAGGAGATCATGGAACCCATCGTAACACTAACCACCGGATTCGGCCCAATCCAGAATGCCTTCTGGTCGCCAGTCAATTCGACGATCATCGTGAGCATCACACAGAGTTCGGTTCAGCTGTGGGACCTGAAGAGGCGCATGCTGAAGCCGGCTTCGAGCACGAGTTTCGGCGATTCCACGACCTCGCTGACCGTGGTCAAGTTTACCAACTGTGGCCGAAGTCTGCTCGTCGGGGACAGCGAAGGGCGAACGTACATTTGCGCGCTCGAGGACATGCCCTTTCCGCCGCACTTCCAGTACGATGAGCTGCAGGCGGCGCTGTACAAGAGTTTGATCTGCAAGCCCGAGCTGCTGAAGCAGGTTAAGCGGTTTGGCTATTTGGGTTATTGAGTTTGTTTTAgtgtttcaataattttagaaataaaCATTTGTGAGTGGTAATTGGTTTTGTCACATGTTTCTGATGAGTCTTCAAATCATCATAACGTTTGTACATAGACATagaattctggagcaacatttgaaattttgatcgctggaactattttgcaaattccgagacaATTGGTaactttgagcatgagcatgagcatggttgactgccaatgagctgctactccgttattgacagatcagctgaagttaaacaatgaatcaaaaatgatcactgggagccaaattgtcagtgcgtctttcgttcattatatagaaatggctttttcaccgcaaaaaaaattaaaccttattcgaaaaattttaacacaatccacccgacgccgtgctttccgatcaacgatgatataggaagggttttgaaaatcacaaaagaaatcacttttcactccgaatattttttacgaccacgcgctccttttgtcaattatgcactcttcCGAGACAATTGGtaactttttaacaaaactcGAAGTGTTACACAATAGCGGGTCTCCTCAACTGCCTTTCAATACTTTTGAACCCGGTTGGTAGAGATTTCAAGCTTAACAGTTCCAAAGAATCACTTTACCATAAAAAGGGATGACATTGTTTTGACAGCTAAGTGGTTCTCTTGGATTTTTTGGGATTATAATttagagatttccaaaaaaagtgtccaattGGCTCATAGATGCGCAGCGTCGTataaaaattttcgcaaaagagtccagactcgattatccgaagttctcgggaaaaaaatcacttcgatcaaattacaaaaaataatagttgttgtcttgttttgggttgtttaagtcaaataatttatatttaatataacccaaaaagtgctccgaagtgaaaatttgaaatttaagatgGTGCCCGAAATCTTTATTTACAATTAACCACGTGAATTGGACTCAAATGGGATTGCAAAACTTGAACAATGTTTAAAGTGAGGaaataaaaactacaaaaaataatgtatgtgTCCATCATTCGATTACCGGAAGCAACTTGCATCAGTTGATTTTGTacgtttttgagcagaaaagaCACGAGTACGACAAAAACTATCCTTCttcttttaacaaaaaaatgtattttaatttggtaTCGGTGTGTGTGGTCCAACTGATCTCCAACATTTGCATCATATCCGAATTAACCACCGGAGATGATTCTCGGGTCCACCATAAAACCATTCCGGTGGCGATCGTGtttagatttaaattttactaCCCACAAAAGCTACTCCACTTTCTGTTCAGCCAAATGTTTAATCGTTGATAATCACGCGCGATGCATCTGAAAGGAGGACAAAACATCAAATGAACCATAAAAATCCCACACTTCCCGACCTCCGGGAACCGACCCAACCTGGTACGAGACTAAGCCGCCAGGAGTGAAATTTCTTCCCGCCCCAATAATCGTTTTATTAACTTGATCGGATTGGTCGCACTCTTAAAAGAAAAGAACGCCAGACAAGAATCAAGCATTTATgcataaattaataaataattagGTTCGGCGGTTTTCTTCATATTTCAGGTTCGTCGCTTTGACGATCCCCGCCGGTCAAGTCTCCTCAACGTGCGTGTCCCCCCAGgctcacacatacacacacacaaggTGACATTTTTAGGAATAATGCTCCTGGCCCAAAACTTCGTCGTCTTCATTGACGCCCGCGGGAGAGGTCCCCACAGATGAAACAAGAGTGAGTTTTATAGCTTTTTAATGACTTTCAAATTATCGACTTTCGGCGTGACAACCCCGCGCGACGACCGGccgtttttcgaaaatatatttCAGCGAAAAGAAGGGCAATAAAAGCTAAGCCTAATTACGACAAATTAATATCTGTTCGcagaatggccattttggcagcttCGTGGCCATGTGTGTGGCACATTGTGGAAGAAAAGAGGGGGAACTCCTTTTTATTCGGTGCAGAAATATTTGCGGGCCGGTTTGTTTTAAACGGTTTTAATTCGTAAAATTGCTGTGCAAAAAGCGGGTGGTCTCAGAATGGTCCCTTCATTTGAGTGAGATATTTTAGTTGAATATGTGGTGGCGTGTAAGTACTTCAGGTTACACCTCAAATTATAACTTTTTAACGttgttgctttgttttgatttaaaatttaactttattttacttttcatGGTCAATAAGATTTCctttaaacaatgtttttatggtttagaatgttagtatataaaacttatattatttttaaatttatttatttacaattaatgtgggtctcgtggcgcaggggtagcggcttcggctgccgatcccgatgatgctatgagacgcgggttcgattcccgccttatccactgagcttctatcggatggtgaagtaaaacgtcggtcccggtttctcctgtctcgtcagaggcgctggagcagaaatcccacgttagaggaaggccatgccccggggggcgtagtgccaatagtttcgtttcgtgttttttaaaacattagtaTAGAATATGACGTTTTTCAAGTATTTAtgtcaggggtgaccaaagtatggcccgcgggccaaacgtggcccacgaagtgattttttgtggcccgagaaaccattttaaataatcatataaaatggcccgttgatcaTATATAGAGTGATTTAATATTTCTCTAActgaaagtttgttttaaactattttatgttcatcttttctattttttgttaatataaaactgatgatttatcaatgttttgattCCCATTTTACGacatgaaaacattgtttctaATTTAAACAATTCCAATTAAATaagtaaacatcaaaattttcatcaaatatttttggaagtgtttatgaaactttcaaatttggcGTAGTTAGAAAACTGtaataaaagcaaaaatttaaatattacttATTAATTAAAAAGTCATAATGATCCTTTCCATGAACTGTGCCTCAAACCTTCTTTGCACTTGGAAAtcatccacctcgggattcaaactcatgacagttggataacgaatctgattgactaccatctcATTCGGACAGacaaaacttccaaatttcaatTGACAATTAAGTGCAGTCagcttaaattaatttgaaatgcatttctctgcgtttagaatcactttGAGCATGTAtggatttggaaaaaaatagcgaattttcaatgaattcaataattttagCGAATTCTCAATGAATATAGTAccgcaaaaagtatttttacgttaaaatgttaattttcgtcgaatcttagattttttgaaaataatgattgcaagtGTACATTTTCTATTTACTTTTgcgttaaaaatttgaaattcttgtttggaatttcaaattttatatttttttaccctTCTCTCTCCATGACCTGAGTCAAGggacaacaattttttttatttgcgtcGACATAATTGTTGGAAAACAATCTCgcaacgatttttcatttgttGCTCTTAATTTCAAGATAAATTTACGCCCGTACATAAATTGtttagatttcatttttttaaatttcatttcatttttcatttttttaaaaacctttttacaaacaccttaaaaaattaaatcaacaaaaatgatGGAAAACTTTCATTTTCTACAAGAAGAATTTTTAGATgacgaaaatgttaaaaaaataacagacatttaaaaagtaatagatatattgttcagtattttaaataaaaattatttttttttcaaataacttaaataaccaaaaactttgagcacccctgatttaTGTAATCAGACATTTTCAccacaagatttttttatattgagaatcAGATTAACATTAGTTCAAATGTGGTAATAAAACACATTTGTTTCTGCTCCTTTTACTTTTAGGTGCTATTACTAAGTAATCAGAGGTCTAATAATTGATTCTTTTAAGAATAACTTTAAGGAgttttattattgtattttgcattagttttttgttgttgataaaataaaacattaagcACATTTTTCTCGAAAACTGTTCACTTTATCAAAGTATCTGTTTAGTATTTTTCGATTCcacatcaaattttaacatcacatctatctagataggaatcccagcaagcttagtacaaaacAGCACACCGGCACCGATCTGAAAATTGGATTAACAAAATTAcgactatattttcaaaataaaaataaattttgtcatGAAATTAGCAGCATTTCCAAATAACTTTTGCCATTACTGAGTCATAAGGGAAccattacactacggcaaacacacaaacaaattcccactttttgatAGTTTgtcagtttgcctgctttgtttgtttgcctggataTATCCGTATATatgtttgtacaaacgtcagcctgcataaattttgccttgtttacgattacggcaaactgtcaaacacgaaaaagtgcgagtttgtttgtttgcagtaGCGTGATAGGCTCCTTAACTCAACCGACGACGctcaattaaaatatttttttattcaaaaattttgtttgtgtcagaaaatcaaaaaaatgtttttctaaggctgtttcaatttttgtttttggaagttcaaaaacgtcaaaaatctttaaaatgctgTAATTTAAGCAaaactcaatttaatttcaaaattctaaattcatctGAAatggcttgaaaaatgcaacaaactgCAGGgcagagcatcccaattggttaaattttaagggagttattggcattttag from Culex quinquefasciatus strain JHB chromosome 3, VPISU_Cqui_1.0_pri_paternal, whole genome shotgun sequence includes:
- the LOC6042817 gene encoding ras-related protein Rab-34, with protein sequence MPIYKKANRRKAASYEVLNNNVDYGTRHIDHLPGPYSPGLASPYADRTDFSERTRRACQTASTSFYLCACKAVFVGDVGTGKSSLVNRFCHEIFDGSYRGTVGVDFEVEKFHVLDHAFSLQIWDTAGHDRFKCVANYYRNTNVIAVVFDMTRAESLMNARRWMDEVMRHNHPGTLKFLVGTKKDLLEFDNHQEIESEAIKMAQVLQAEYWSVSAQTGENVTRFFRRVTALAFDGAVQRMMEPNNPVVHPSGNSLLNLYFLKKDEKDKKLKKCSFCRIN
- the LOC6042818 gene encoding dynein intermediate chain 4, axonemal, translated to MEETAQAPDKPEAFDLDQEPDFSGVIDRRSPSLEKDIKTYHVKILITETDDIILFENASHTVLKDSDEAAAVEEQNVHYETKKRSRRTAVANAEAQTPELLHKSRGVNTERIMKQEVASFVSNYDMYDTYNDLERHTKEIDLAEASSSKIEITTYSREGMEDIDEMLNKSDNFHLSSMILQRLLAGNVYREKQKRFRNMYLPDPLNTDARYLYRLDTLWTYKTRETMGKAVASASWCQSDGDIVAIAYGIYGFTAFDDRSTGYVCVWSIKNPVNPERRYIFPVPVTSVAFSKRTPQLLAIGLYDGSVQIRDITDNSQVPVGVSERRTSPGFEPIWDIEWIESEDDKDEILTAAQDGTIMKYTLNIGQFLIGYQQLRLDRVEGEIEGIKVDKKRDFLEADRHPQALSLKIHPTKKDIYFVGTDEGCVHRCSINYPYQHSGVTQMHSGGVFSIEYSPWSPKIFLTCGGDWCIRIWIEEIMEPIVTLTTGFGPIQNAFWSPVNSTIIVSITQSSVQLWDLKRRMLKPASSTSFGDSTTSLTVVKFTNCGRSLLVGDSEGRTYICALEDMPFPPHFQYDELQAALYKSLICKPELLKQVKRFGYLGY